One window of the Streptomyces asoensis genome contains the following:
- a CDS encoding aldo/keto reductase gives MKHIKLGDLDVSRIGLGAMSMSHAYTGAGSDDAESIRTIHRALDLGVTLIDTAEVYGPYTNEELVGRALKGRRDQAVVATKFGVMSHTDQGAGALDSSPQNIRIAVEGSLKRLDTDYIDLYYQHRVDPDTPIEETVGTLAELVAEGKVRHIGLSEAGIETIRRAHAVHPITALQSEYSLWTRDPEPEVLPVLRELGIGFVPYSPLGHGFLTGRIRSTDDFADDDWRKNNPRFTGENFQRNLRLADEVKAVADEAGATPAQVALAWLLAQGDDIAPIPGTKRVERVEENTAADGIELSAEQLTKLDNLTPAAGDHHDEAGTRLLGR, from the coding sequence ATGAAGCACATCAAGCTCGGAGACCTGGACGTCTCCCGCATCGGTCTGGGCGCCATGTCGATGTCCCACGCCTACACGGGCGCGGGCTCGGACGACGCCGAGTCGATCCGTACCATCCATCGGGCGCTCGACCTGGGCGTCACCCTCATCGACACCGCCGAGGTCTACGGGCCGTACACCAACGAGGAGCTCGTGGGCCGGGCCCTCAAGGGGCGTCGCGACCAGGCCGTGGTGGCGACGAAGTTCGGGGTCATGTCGCACACGGACCAGGGCGCCGGCGCCCTGGACAGCAGCCCGCAGAACATCCGTATCGCCGTCGAGGGGTCCCTGAAGCGCCTCGACACCGACTACATCGACCTGTACTACCAGCACCGCGTCGACCCGGACACGCCCATCGAGGAGACGGTCGGGACGCTGGCCGAGCTGGTCGCGGAGGGCAAGGTCCGCCACATCGGGCTGTCCGAGGCGGGGATCGAGACCATCCGCCGTGCCCACGCCGTCCACCCGATCACCGCCCTCCAGTCCGAGTACTCCCTGTGGACCCGTGACCCGGAGCCGGAGGTGCTGCCGGTGCTGCGCGAGCTGGGCATCGGCTTCGTGCCCTACTCCCCGCTCGGTCACGGCTTCCTCACCGGTCGGATCCGCTCGACGGACGACTTCGCCGACGACGACTGGCGCAAGAACAACCCGCGCTTCACCGGTGAGAACTTCCAGCGCAACCTGCGCCTGGCCGACGAGGTCAAGGCCGTCGCCGACGAGGCCGGTGCCACTCCGGCGCAGGTGGCCCTGGCCTGGCTGCTGGCCCAGGGCGACGACATCGCCCCGATCCCCGGCACCAAGCGGGTCGAACGCGTCGAGGAGAACACGGCCGCCGACGGCATCGAACTGAGCGCCGAGCAGCTCACCAAGCTCGACAACCTCACCCCGGCCGCCGGCGACCACCACGACGAGGCGGGCACACGCCTGCTCGGCCGCTGA
- a CDS encoding nuclear transport factor 2 family protein, which translates to MPASPDANARDEVLAAYRAHLRAMTDGDTDALDDLLDDGFTLTHITGYQQPKAEWLAQMRAGQFVYHGVIEKNATVDVEGDTARLVGRIVTEATVYGTHADWPLRFTMDYARDGEAWTALRSVATTW; encoded by the coding sequence ATGCCCGCATCCCCGGACGCGAACGCCCGCGACGAGGTCCTCGCCGCCTACCGCGCCCACCTGCGGGCGATGACCGACGGCGACACCGACGCCCTGGACGACCTGCTCGACGACGGCTTCACGCTCACGCACATCACCGGGTACCAACAGCCCAAGGCCGAGTGGCTGGCCCAGATGCGAGCAGGCCAGTTCGTCTACCACGGCGTGATCGAGAAGAACGCCACCGTCGACGTGGAGGGCGACACGGCCCGCCTCGTCGGCCGCATCGTCACCGAGGCCACGGTCTACGGCACACACGCCGACTGGCCGCTGCGATTCACCATGGACTACGCCCGCGACGGCGAAGCGTGGACCGCGCTGCGTTCGGTGGCGACGACCTGGTGA
- a CDS encoding Na+/H+ antiporter, protein MIGLELVVVLGVAVLLGNAAGDRYRIAPPVVLLVFGALLGFVPALREVELPPEAVLLIFLPVLLYWESLTTSLREIRRDLRGIILMSTVLVIGTAGAVAAVAHELGLAWGPAWVLGAAVAPTDATAVGVLAKALPRRNVTLLRAESLINDGTALVLFGLAVGITVGEEHFTVPHVTALFAVSYVGGAAAGAVTAWLVIRARRVFDDPLLGNVAMILTPFTAYLLAELIHASGVLAAVVAGLIMSQAGPRIAAAAMRRQAEEAWSLATFVLNGSLFVLVGLQAQAAVRELHGSDLTNALIAVAAVSAVVVAARFAFNFTVPYVIRLLDRRPQQRLRRMNYRARVVTSIAGFRGAVSLAVALSVPTTLDSGAPFPDRDTIVFVTSGVIVTTLVVQGLLLPTVVRWARLPHDTSVDEERFLAETTATEEALKALPTLVDDLATDPAVAERMRQEYETHLLVVRAGGGETATEDEDVLRHHRHYTALRLALLAHKRATLVRLRDDHEIDDTVLRHVQRQLDIEEVRLSRRQAAE, encoded by the coding sequence GTGATCGGCCTCGAACTCGTCGTGGTCCTCGGCGTGGCGGTGCTCCTGGGCAACGCCGCCGGTGACCGCTACCGAATCGCCCCGCCCGTCGTGCTGCTGGTCTTCGGCGCACTGCTCGGCTTCGTGCCCGCGCTGCGCGAGGTGGAACTGCCGCCGGAGGCGGTCCTGCTCATCTTCCTGCCGGTGCTGCTGTACTGGGAGAGCCTGACCACCTCCCTGCGGGAGATCCGCCGGGATCTGCGCGGCATCATCCTGATGAGCACCGTGCTGGTCATCGGCACCGCCGGAGCCGTGGCGGCCGTGGCACACGAGCTGGGCCTGGCCTGGGGACCGGCCTGGGTGCTGGGCGCGGCCGTGGCCCCCACCGACGCGACCGCCGTCGGCGTCCTCGCCAAGGCACTCCCCCGCCGCAACGTCACCCTGCTGCGCGCCGAGAGCCTCATCAACGACGGCACCGCGCTGGTGCTCTTCGGGCTGGCCGTCGGCATCACGGTCGGCGAAGAGCACTTCACCGTCCCCCACGTCACCGCACTGTTCGCCGTCTCCTATGTCGGCGGGGCCGCTGCCGGAGCGGTGACCGCATGGCTGGTGATCAGGGCGCGGCGGGTCTTCGACGACCCGCTGCTGGGCAACGTGGCCATGATCCTCACCCCCTTCACCGCCTATCTCCTCGCCGAGCTGATCCACGCCTCCGGCGTCCTCGCGGCCGTCGTCGCCGGGCTGATCATGAGCCAGGCCGGACCGCGCATCGCCGCGGCCGCGATGCGCCGGCAGGCGGAGGAGGCCTGGTCGCTGGCCACCTTCGTGCTCAACGGTTCCCTGTTCGTCCTCGTCGGTTTGCAGGCCCAGGCCGCCGTACGCGAACTGCACGGCAGCGACCTCACCAACGCCCTCATCGCCGTCGCGGCCGTCTCCGCCGTGGTCGTCGCCGCGCGCTTCGCCTTCAACTTCACCGTCCCGTATGTGATCCGTCTGCTGGACCGCCGTCCGCAGCAGCGCCTGCGCCGGATGAACTACCGCGCCCGGGTGGTCACGTCGATCGCCGGCTTCCGGGGCGCGGTCTCGCTGGCCGTGGCCCTGTCGGTGCCGACGACGCTCGACTCCGGCGCGCCCTTCCCCGACCGCGACACGATCGTCTTCGTCACCTCGGGCGTCATCGTCACCACCCTGGTCGTACAGGGGCTGCTGCTGCCGACCGTGGTGCGCTGGGCCCGGCTGCCCCACGACACGTCGGTGGACGAGGAGCGCTTCCTCGCCGAGACGACCGCGACCGAGGAGGCCCTCAAGGCCCTCCCCACGCTCGTCGACGACCTGGCCACGGACCCGGCCGTCGCCGAACGCATGCGCCAGGAGTACGAGACCCACCTGCTCGTCGTCCGCGCCGGCGGCGGCGAGACCGCCACCGAAGACGAGGACGTCCTGCGCCATCACCGGCACTACACCGCCCTGCGGCTGGCCCTCCTCGCCCACAAACGCGCCACGTTGGTCCGCCTGCGCGACGACCACGAGATCGACGACACCGTGCTGCGCCACGTCCAGCGCCAGCTCGACATCGAAGAAGTACGGCTGTCCCGACGCCAAGCCGCCGAATGA
- a CDS encoding DUF2255 family protein yields the protein MTTTAPWTDDELDRVGSAEELEVASRRPDGELGGRRTIWVVRVDDDIYVRSVNGPTSAWFRGTRARHEGRVEAGGVEKDVAFEDVDGEINQAVDAAYRTKYGRYSANTIQRITSSTAGSTTMRLLPR from the coding sequence ATGACCACCACTGCCCCCTGGACCGACGACGAACTCGACCGGGTCGGATCGGCCGAGGAACTGGAGGTCGCCTCCCGGCGCCCCGACGGCGAGCTGGGCGGTCGGCGCACCATCTGGGTCGTGCGCGTGGACGACGACATCTACGTCCGCTCCGTGAACGGCCCCACCTCAGCCTGGTTCCGCGGCACCCGAGCCCGCCACGAGGGCCGTGTCGAGGCCGGCGGGGTCGAGAAGGACGTGGCGTTCGAGGACGTCGACGGCGAGATCAACCAAGCGGTCGACGCCGCCTACCGCACCAAGTACGGCCGCTACTCCGCCAACACCATCCAGCGCATCACGAGCTCCACCGCGGGCTCGACGACCATGCGGCTCCTGCCGCGCTGA
- a CDS encoding NAD(P)-dependent alcohol dehydrogenase, with protein sequence MLTVHAYAATAATEPLTPTTVERRDVGPHDVLIEIKYCGICHSDISHARSEWGEQVYPIVPGHEIAGIVTEVGSEVARFAVGDRVGVGCMVESCRECESCLKGEEQYCLKGNTLTYGGVDKDGTITQGGYSTHVVVTEDFVVRIPEGIDLDEAAPLLCAGITTYSPLRRWGAGPGKKVAVIGLGGLGHMAVRLAHAMGAEVTVLSQSLKKMDDGLRLGADHYHATGDPATFEQLAGTFDLIVNTVSAKLDLDAYLGLLAVNGTLVNVGAPAEPLSLNVFSLILRGRSYAGSLIGGIRETQEMLDFCAEHGIGSEVEVIPAEKINEAYERVLASDVRYRFVIDTSTLA encoded by the coding sequence ATGCTCACCGTCCACGCGTACGCCGCCACGGCCGCCACCGAACCCCTCACCCCGACCACCGTCGAGCGCCGTGACGTCGGCCCGCACGACGTGCTCATCGAGATCAAGTACTGCGGCATCTGCCATTCCGACATCAGCCATGCCCGCAGCGAGTGGGGCGAGCAGGTCTATCCGATCGTGCCCGGCCACGAGATCGCCGGCATCGTCACCGAGGTCGGTTCCGAGGTCGCCAGGTTCGCCGTCGGCGACCGGGTCGGTGTCGGCTGCATGGTCGAGTCCTGCCGCGAGTGCGAGTCGTGTCTGAAGGGCGAGGAGCAGTACTGCCTGAAGGGCAACACCCTCACCTACGGCGGCGTCGACAAGGACGGCACGATCACCCAGGGCGGCTACTCCACCCATGTCGTGGTCACCGAGGACTTCGTCGTCCGCATCCCCGAGGGGATCGACCTCGACGAGGCGGCCCCGCTGCTGTGCGCGGGCATCACCACCTACTCGCCGCTGCGCCGCTGGGGCGCGGGCCCCGGCAAGAAGGTCGCCGTCATCGGCCTGGGCGGCCTGGGGCACATGGCCGTCAGGCTCGCGCACGCCATGGGCGCCGAGGTCACCGTCCTGTCGCAGTCGCTGAAGAAGATGGACGACGGCCTGCGCCTGGGCGCCGACCACTACCACGCCACCGGCGACCCGGCCACCTTCGAGCAGCTGGCCGGCACCTTCGACCTCATCGTCAACACGGTCAGCGCCAAGCTCGACCTGGACGCCTACCTCGGCCTGCTGGCCGTGAACGGCACCCTGGTCAACGTGGGCGCTCCCGCCGAGCCGCTGTCGCTCAACGTGTTCTCGCTGATCCTGCGCGGCCGCTCGTACGCCGGTTCGCTGATCGGCGGCATCCGTGAGACCCAGGAGATGCTCGACTTCTGCGCCGAGCACGGCATCGGCTCCGAGGTCGAGGTCATCCCCGCCGAGAAGATCAACGAGGCCTACGAGCGCGTCCTCGCCTCCGACGTACGCTATCGCTTCGTGATCGACACCTCGACGCTGGCCTGA
- a CDS encoding DUF2255 family protein, with protein sequence MTSTSAWTSQELDSIEHAEELEIASLRRDGELGSRRTIWVVRVGDGIYVRSVNGPGSDWYRGTRARQEGRIRAGGVGKDVTIIDADDEVNDAVDTAYRTKYGHYAAYIIKAITSPEASSTTMRLEPR encoded by the coding sequence ATGACCTCGACATCGGCCTGGACGAGCCAGGAGCTCGACAGCATCGAACACGCGGAGGAACTGGAGATCGCGTCCCTGCGACGCGACGGCGAGCTGGGCAGCCGGCGAACGATCTGGGTGGTCCGGGTCGGCGACGGCATCTACGTCCGCTCCGTCAACGGCCCCGGCTCGGACTGGTACCGCGGCACCCGGGCCCGCCAGGAAGGCCGTATCCGGGCCGGCGGAGTCGGCAAGGACGTCACGATCATCGACGCCGACGACGAGGTCAACGACGCCGTGGACACCGCCTACCGGACCAAGTACGGGCATTACGCCGCGTACATCATCAAGGCCATCACCAGCCCCGAGGCGAGCTCCACCACGATGCGGCTCGAACCCCGCTGA
- a CDS encoding MFS transporter encodes MSSSVASDRSSSPTDTAAGRPGTGNGARWALAAALLGFFVMTLDALIVNVALPEIGRGFGGGMTGLQWVVDGYTLMFAALLLSAGSVTDRIGARQAFGAGLVVFTVASAACGFAPNLGVLVVARLVQGAGAAVIVPASLALIREAFPDPAGRARAISVWAMGGSVGAAAGPVLGGVLSELSWRMIFFVNLPVGVLALFLLARTARSPRQGDAPFDWTGQIAAVAAMGGLTYAAIEAGAVGVGAPRVLLALAVAVVAAVVFLTSQARGRNPMVPLELLRARTMALSATVGFALNVGFYGMIFLLGLYLQQEQDLSPMATGLAFLPMTLLTAVVSPTAARLAAKFGPRMPIVTGQLLMAAGLVALCVPPASAPAWLLVLLMIPVGTGGGLAVPAVTSLLLDRVPAQRAGTASGVLNASRQLGGALSVAVFGALVSNHQHFLHGLRTSLLIAALLVVLTAVASVLVKEKTS; translated from the coding sequence GTGTCCAGTTCTGTCGCATCGGACAGGTCGTCGTCGCCGACCGATACCGCCGCCGGGCGGCCCGGCACCGGGAACGGTGCCCGTTGGGCGCTGGCCGCCGCGCTGCTCGGCTTCTTCGTGATGACGCTCGACGCCCTGATCGTCAACGTCGCGCTGCCCGAGATCGGGCGCGGCTTCGGCGGCGGTATGACGGGCTTGCAGTGGGTGGTGGACGGCTACACGCTGATGTTCGCCGCGCTGCTGCTGTCCGCGGGGTCGGTGACCGACCGGATCGGTGCCCGGCAGGCGTTCGGGGCGGGGCTCGTGGTGTTCACCGTCGCCTCGGCGGCCTGCGGTTTCGCACCGAACCTGGGTGTGCTGGTCGTGGCGCGGCTGGTGCAGGGTGCGGGCGCCGCGGTGATCGTGCCGGCCTCGCTGGCGCTGATCCGCGAGGCGTTCCCCGACCCGGCCGGGCGTGCCCGGGCCATCTCGGTGTGGGCGATGGGCGGCTCGGTGGGCGCCGCGGCCGGGCCGGTGCTGGGTGGCGTGCTGAGTGAGCTCAGCTGGCGGATGATCTTCTTCGTCAACCTTCCGGTGGGTGTGCTGGCGCTGTTCCTGCTCGCCCGGACCGCCCGCTCGCCCCGCCAGGGCGACGCCCCGTTCGACTGGACCGGGCAGATCGCGGCGGTGGCGGCGATGGGCGGCCTGACGTACGCGGCCATCGAGGCCGGCGCCGTCGGCGTGGGTGCGCCGCGTGTGCTGCTCGCCCTGGCGGTGGCCGTGGTGGCGGCGGTGGTCTTCCTGACGTCCCAGGCGCGTGGCCGGAACCCGATGGTGCCGCTGGAGCTCCTGCGCGCCCGGACCATGGCTCTCTCGGCGACCGTGGGCTTCGCGCTCAACGTCGGCTTCTACGGCATGATCTTCCTGCTCGGCCTGTACCTCCAGCAGGAGCAGGACCTGTCGCCGATGGCCACCGGGTTGGCGTTCCTGCCGATGACGCTGCTGACCGCGGTCGTCAGCCCGACCGCCGCCCGGCTCGCCGCGAAGTTCGGGCCGCGGATGCCGATCGTCACCGGGCAGCTCCTGATGGCCGCGGGCCTGGTGGCGCTCTGCGTTCCGCCGGCGTCGGCGCCCGCCTGGCTGCTGGTCCTGCTGATGATCCCGGTAGGAACCGGCGGCGGCCTGGCCGTACCGGCGGTGACCTCTCTGCTTCTCGACCGGGTCCCGGCCCAGCGCGCCGGCACCGCGAGCGGCGTACTGAACGCCTCCCGCCAGCTCGGTGGCGCCCTGTCCGTGGCCGTCTTCGGCGCCCTGGTCTCCAACCACCAGCACTTCCTGCACGGGCTGCGCACCAGCCTGCTGATCGCCGCGCTGCTCGTGGTCCTGACCGCGGTGGCATCCGTACTCGTCAAGGAGAAGACCTCATGA
- a CDS encoding helix-turn-helix transcriptional regulator, whose translation MAREQRNGSDGTELGRFLRAHRTRVTPEQVGLKAGPGLRRTPGLRREELATLAGVSIDYYTRLERGKEAHPSPSVVDALARVLLLDEHAHEHLRDLAVCAARPAASGPPTAPTSSVGPGIKLLLESLRPNPAVVVSRTMDLLAWNPGGLRLFVGMEQWPVEKRNVARWVFLNPGARTVFEHWDEQIRACVGRLRALAGTDPDAPDLVGLVEELLAESPEFVQLWDRYDVRSHTHGSKTFHLPDVGELTLAYQSMQLEGAPGHRLVAHYATPGTPDHDKMVLLDMAATEPDLKPAEEKGN comes from the coding sequence ATGGCACGTGAGCAGCGCAACGGCAGCGACGGCACCGAACTGGGGCGCTTCCTGCGCGCCCACCGCACCCGGGTGACACCCGAGCAGGTCGGTCTCAAGGCAGGCCCCGGCCTGCGGCGCACGCCCGGGCTGCGCCGTGAGGAGCTGGCCACGCTCGCCGGCGTGAGCATCGACTACTACACGCGCCTGGAACGCGGCAAGGAGGCCCACCCCAGCCCGTCCGTCGTCGACGCGCTCGCCCGTGTCCTGCTGCTGGACGAGCACGCGCACGAGCACTTGCGGGACCTCGCCGTGTGCGCCGCCCGCCCCGCCGCCTCCGGGCCCCCGACGGCGCCCACCTCGTCGGTGGGACCCGGGATCAAGTTGCTGCTGGAGAGCCTGCGGCCCAACCCCGCGGTCGTGGTGAGCCGCACCATGGACCTGCTCGCCTGGAACCCGGGCGGGCTGCGGCTGTTCGTGGGCATGGAGCAGTGGCCGGTCGAGAAGCGCAACGTCGCACGCTGGGTGTTCCTCAACCCCGGCGCCCGCACGGTCTTCGAGCACTGGGACGAGCAGATCCGCGCGTGCGTGGGGCGTCTGCGCGCCCTGGCCGGCACCGACCCGGATGCCCCGGACCTCGTCGGGCTCGTCGAGGAACTACTCGCCGAGAGCCCGGAGTTCGTACAGCTGTGGGACCGCTACGACGTACGGTCGCACACCCACGGCAGCAAGACCTTCCACCTTCCGGACGTCGGCGAACTCACCCTCGCCTACCAGTCCATGCAGCTGGAAGGTGCCCCGGGCCACCGGCTGGTCGCCCACTACGCGACCCCCGGCACCCCCGACCACGACAAGATGGTCCTCCTCGACATGGCCGCCACCGAACCGGACCTGAAGCCCGCGGAAGAGAAGGGGAACTGA